The genome window CAAggttacaagttgattatattGAGAAATGCTTACTGATAAGAAGAAATTGTTGTTTGCAAGTTTGAGCTCAGCTCCAGAACAATGTCATAGGGCCATAATGAAACTATATGATTATCATATGGAGCATGTTCGCTGGAAATAAGTATTGCCTAAATCAGCTCTCCCAAAAACTTTAACCCTCACAACCTTAATAAACTCATCACGGAGCAGAAGGTGGGACATCATATGGCTTGCATTAGTGCTAAGCTGGCTATAACAATAGTAATACCTGAACTCCGGTAATAAAGtgtaaactaaaatttactggagagttaaaaagaatttcatgcatgattattattatttttaacatcacaCCTTTCAATTTATACGACTACTAAATACAAAATTCATCGCCTTCAATCGAAATGTGTGGAAGCAACACATAAGCGCTCACTTGCTATGATGCTCGTTAACTATGTTGATGGCAGACTCCCATATACAGTGTTCGTATTCTTTCAACTTACCGAAAATCCAAATCATTTAATACAACATCTTCAATATAACATCACTTTTCCATGCCCGTCAATTATCCACATTCTTTTCTACTACTTAAACCATCGCCCTTTTCCCTCTTCTACTAATCATGATTTCAGTAACTACCACAGAATAACAATTAGAATTACTAGCACTGTAGTCAAGTCTAAAGTACTATCATCGACACGTGCCATAACAAATAAACTTATACACTGTCAAAGTTTTCTACTGGATCATCACATTTCCGCAGACAAGTACAATCAAgaagttaaaaaaacaaataaatattacagTAACACCAATTCCACAAAAACAGTAAATAATCATTTAATCATAACTTTGCAAGTGATACATATTAAATTTACGGAAATGCAAAAAGAATATTATACCGAAAGACGAAGAGCAGAAATTGCGGGGTTGGAGATTGCCTGCTTTTCTTCTGCACAAATGCTGCAATTTTAGTCATAATTAGTcccaaaaaaagtaaaaaatatattaattaacaaATTGTTAGAAAATACAATTAGGGTTTAGAAAAAGGGGTTTGCAAAGGGACGGAGCTTACAGAGGTGATCTGAGCTACAAGTGCACGCATTTCGATGCAATTTCTCCGCTCTTCTTTGTTTTTTCAATCGGACTGTACCCACTCTTTTTCACTTGAAACACTCACTCCACAGCGAGGACTAAAGTGGGTCGGCTCGGGTTAGGATCCGGGAATTTCGTTTGATGTTTTAggtcttgaaaattttaatcgattgtcgaaatttaaataaattatttttatactgtatttgatatttgatcCACGATGAAACTAATACCATCGAAAATATAAAATGAAGCGGATTTAAAAAGTTAGACTTTTTTGCCATACTAGGCTGAATGTATGAtaacatattaataatatataatatcaatttttacCGGAAAAGGTTTAGAGCTATTTTAAATTCTTAATTTTGTTATGATAGGTGTTAGCTAAGAAATTGGTATAAAAATCAGAGATAGATGTAGTAATTTTTAATGTGTGtatgatattaaatataaatgtataatTTTGGTGAAAGTTTTATATTGTTATACATCTCACAGTTAGAAATATAAATTCTGCAGATTTTAGGTCAGAAACCATTTTCACAAAGAATGCTTTTATTTTACCAGCCTTTTTTTGGATAagtttacaactgaaatttgggTCGTtcaatttgtaaaataataagaattttaaaaacaataattttttaacaataataataaaacttgAGGTACCTGTACTCCTGTAGGCTCTAGCCCCGCGCCCCCCCGCCCAAAATCCTACCTGAGCACTGTGTAAAGATAGGAAACAAATTAAGAGGATTTTCGGTGTCTTTTCTTTCCTCTTGTAAGAACATACCTACTGCTTAGACTCTTTAAAGTTTAAAGCATAGAAAAAACATTTCATTTCCTTTACTCAAGACGTCAGCTATATGAAAAATGTATACCATGTAACACTCAAAAACTGATACATTGTGTTGCAACTTGCAATCATGTCTAGAGATAACGTTTAACATGTTTAGAATGAAAAGGGCCAGCACCAATGAATTGCCTAACTAGAAGAAGTCTGGCTCAAATAGCTTCCTCTACTTGGAGTGCACTAGGCTCTTTTGCTTCCTCTACTTGGAGAGCACTAGGCTCTTCTGCTTCCTCTACTTGGAGTGCACTCGACTCTTCTGCTGAAAAGTTCTTTAATTCCCTCCTcctgaacaaataaataaaagccATGAACATTAAGAGCCAATTTGGAAAAACCTGTAAACTATAAAGCGCTAGCATGCAACTGAGCTTTTACCAAACACatcataaaacatatatatttatctgaAACAAAAGGAGATTTAAGAACTACAAAATGACGAACAAACCTACCTGCTGCTCTTTGCTGTAGGCACAATCAAACCTCTTTTCTCAAGGCTCTTAAAGCGATCCCTTGCGAGGGTGCTACATCCCTTTTAAGAGTCGATGAAAACATGCATTTGAGTTCTTGAATGTGGTAAAGTAGTGActttattaaaatgaaaaaataaacaCCACAAACCTTCAACTTGCGGAGGGAGCCAGTTATATCTTCCGATAATAAGACTTGAGCTGGGGCAGGCTCAAACCTGAGAATAATGACCACAAATGTATAAGTTATGCACTTGCACCTAGTGTTTGCCATAGATATTGCAAGATTAAACCAAATAGATTGGCCCATTTTTTTGGaagaacaaacaaacaaacaagtaGTGAATCTTTAATTCATGGGAAGGACTtcaattaacaaatattaactttgcAGCTATTGCCTTTGGCAGTTATGCTAATCAAATCAACAAGCAATAAAcatgttaaataaataaatacggACATGCggaataattacaaatatacatAACTAATTCGTTGACAAGGAATTTCCATACTTGTGCTTCCCAAAACGAGGAGGACGGGTTTTTAATCTTTCCTGCTGAGATACCAGACGGCGAAGACGTCTTTTTTGCTTCTCTTCATCTTCTTTAGCAATCTCTTGCATGATATCTGGTAAGCTGTAACATAAGAAACATAACGAATTACAGTAACTGAAAGAGGAATACAAAGAAATTACTAAAatacaaaaagaatataatagCCTCTCCTGTGGATAGATTCCTTACGGAAAACCCATCATACCTGTCGATTTCTTTTGAGAGTAACTTCAATTTTAAGGCTTCAGTTTTCTTTTTCAATTGTTCTCTATTTCTTGCCCTTTTATTCAGCTGCACTCGGGTTATCCTTTTTGGTTTAGAAGACCTGCAGAAACATTTTTAAGAAAACAAGTTCCAATTACAAACAACCAACATAGGGCACCAACAGAAAGCATTAGTAGAAACATAGTCAAGTAGAATAAAACATACAATAGTACCCAAAATGCACAAAACATAACAACTATGATGGAAAACTTGAGTTATAAAAAAGAACAAAGGCAAATCATAAATTGATCGTAGTTGTACAATCCTCTAGAATATTACAATAGCATAATTTTTATACCTATTAAAACCAAAAACATGTATTATAACAAGTTCAAGCAGTCAAAACAGTTGGTACCAGGCTGAGTTGTGGACTTATTATAAGAAAAACGTGATTTTAACTTTTCCTTACTGGTCATCTACAAAGCAGAGTGCTCAACTCAGGATAACTATATAACTAGAAACAAAATAAAACTATATTGTATAATTGTGTGAATTAGGAGGAGCAAGCATCCACTTTTGCTTTAAGAGTTCATGGTTACAATTACAATTACACATACCATACTCCACATTCATCACTAATACTCACTATGTTAGAAACCAAGCATTAGCGTCACAACTAAAATAGAGTAGAAATTAAAACACTACATCATGCAGCGTCAGGTTTATAACaataaaacgctacacgatgtagcgttcaAGTAATATGTCACATGGGCTTGGGTTTCAAACTAGAGTTCATAACGTTACATCATTTGACGTTAGAGTTTCTAGGTGTTTTCCTATGAGCTTGGgctaaaaaataaatgataaacgCTACATGATGTGGCGTTTctgtttttttcaaaaaaaaaatataaacgtTAAACGATGTAACGTTATAAAGTGATATTTGGAGCCATATTCTCTGGACGTGATATTCGAAacattattatttgaaattgtgATAAAGGGGGCCAACACCCAAAAGACTGTACATCATCATGATGCATACCAGTCCTGAAACATATTTTTTGGGGGGGATATGGGAAGGAGAGCAGTAAAGTAGAGCATCTGTTTGCAAATTATGAGTTTTCCTACAAGGGGTATGTACATCACTATTGTGTCAAAATATCTATGAACCTGGACAACCAAATTCCACTTGAGATGTAGCTGTTGCCAATTATATAGGAAACCAGCATctttaatcataaaatttatagGGAGGCTAACCATGTGATACTTTTTATTTTCCTATTATTATGTATCTTTAAGTTGTGTATTGCGATACAAATTCATGGGGACAAAACTCATACTTTGCAGAGATGCTAGAACTTTCTGGCAAAACAATAAAATGAAAGTCTAATCATTCAAGCTTGACTTCATGCAGATGCAGCAAATTATTTAATAGATGCTTGGAAGGCAGAAATGAATCAATTCAGATAGTCCTATGTGGCTCTGGTGGCTGTTAGATCAACACATTTTGAGAAACTGATTGAGATGATTGAAATGAAAATTAGGCTATTTCATAATGAAGCATGCATATTCTTTATATTGATCCATCAAACTATCTTAGATTTATTCTCCTCCATTAACACtccataaaattcaaataatttcaaGATCTTCCTGCACTCCATCTCTTTCATTGTTTCCTTTCacttcaattttattcaaatttataacaAATACCCCCACCTTATTTCCAACCAACCAAGCACAACTTTAGTGACTTAACAAGTACTACATGGACTTCCGATGAAATCTCAAAATTCAGTAGTAGTATAGActtacttatattatattccaAAATCAATCATTTGTTCAGTTAAAGAACGTAGGGATTTATAAAAATTGCTGTTTATAAAGGAGATCATGCAATCAACATTTCCTATGCTTACACTTCATATCATTTtgtgaaggaaaaaaaaatagggAATTTAAGAAAATAACTGCCAAGTTTAACATACTTGTTCTCGGTCTCTACATCGTCATCTTTATCCACAGTTTCGTCCAAGCCATCATCATCACTACCATTGTCCGCATCAAGGAAGAACATCTAAATAAATTGTCCTCGAGTCAAGTTTCTGGTAAATATTGGCTACTGCCTCTAGTTCACACTACCAAGCAAGCAGGCCCACTAtttttgaatagaaaataacGAAGATGAAAAGAATGGACTTACATCTTCTTCATTAATAGCTTCCCCAGGGACTGTTAGTGGTACAGGTTTAGGCCCCAATtcgttttgatatattttttgcatTTCTTCTGCAACAGCACGAGCTAGGGAATCCTGCAATTGAAGCCACATTCAAAGGATAAATCAACAACTCAAACGCGGCAAAGCAATGGGAGTTATCTAATGAGCATATTAAAAACATATCCAGAAAACAACCTGGTGACTTTCAGACGAGGGATTGAATGAGCATCCAGAAGGATCAATTTCCACCGCAGGAATAACTGAAGTCTTCGACTGGCAAAAATTGCAATTGTGAAATCCACagcagaaaaaaaaatacaatagtAGCATCTGGCTTGCATTTCGAGAtgtactaaaatattaaaaaaaatacatatacatCAACCCAGAATCTTCACATCAACAATAGGGGAAAGACATATGACTCGGAGTGATAACAATGTACTTCACAAAGCTATTTTACCTTTTTAGGCTTAATGTGTTGGTAACCTGCAAGAAGGTCAAACATCTTAGTTAGACTTTCCATCTACAGCCAGAGACAAAGATCTCAGTAGATTGTTGCTTTTTTAAACCAAAAGAGAATGTATACCTTTGTCATCCCACAAGTCGGTCATTCCACCATCATCCTGAGAGATTAACAAATAAGGGATTACATACTACAAATTTCACTGAAACAATATATAGATCTGTTTAACACCAACATCCCCAGACATTACTCACCTTGGCAGCATTGTGGCTAGTGTCCTTTTCTAACTGGACCTCTTTTGGCTTCGGCTTACATTTCTTCAGAGTTGAAGATGGTACAGGTTGGACAAATGAGTTCTTTTGAAGTACCCTGTCACAGTGAAGTACTTTCTCTCTGTTCTTTTCAATTTTTCGTCTAACAGCAAGGTCTAGCAACAAAAAAGTTTAACAATAAGCGAACCATCCAATTTACTCTGACAGAAGAGGAAACAAAAACGACACAGACACGCAAACTAGCCAAAGCAGTTGCTCAATTTCCCAACCCAAAACCACAGTTTATTCACTCATACTGTTCCATTCCCATCTCaaataatacaaataatcaATCATCACCTCACAATTCTCTGAAAGCTTAAAAAATCATGTCTTGACCTTCAAGTGTCATCTAAAATTAGCAATATCTAACCAAACTAAGCCCAAAGGACAAAAGaactacaaatacaaacctGATTAAGCTTCACTTTTCCAATTTACACATACTGAAATAATAGTAGTATTTGCTAATTATGAAACaagtatacatatacacacacaacgAACAAAAAGCatctcaaaatatatttagCTTAGGCTGCATTCAACTCGGAACAGAACTAAAcaacagaagaagaaaaaaatcaaGCTCTATCACTAAGTTATTGAGCTTATCAAtcaaattatcaattaatcaagcACCTCCACAtataaacaacaacaaaaacaagCTCAAAC of Daucus carota subsp. sativus chromosome 3, DH1 v3.0, whole genome shotgun sequence contains these proteins:
- the LOC108215218 gene encoding ribosome biogenesis protein NOP53 produces the protein MGKSAKSSRKGKKAWRANISTQDIEDYYEKSTKDALSGGSLTQVPSESLFFVDKSTDLAVRRKIEKNREKVLHCDRVLQKNSFVQPVPSSTLKKCKPKPKEVQLEKDTSHNAAKDDGGMTDLWDDKGYQHIKPKKSKTSVIPAVEIDPSGCSFNPSSESHQDSLARAVAEEMQKIYQNELGPKPVPLTVPGEAINEEDMFFLDADNGSDDDGLDETVDKDDDVETENKSSKPKRITRVQLNKRARNREQLKKKTEALKLKLLSKEIDSLPDIMQEIAKEDEEKQKRRLRRLVSQQERLKTRPPRFGKHKFEPAPAQVLLSEDITGSLRKLKGCSTLARDRFKSLEKRGLIVPTAKSSRRRELKNFSAEESSALQVEEAEEPSALQVEEAKEPSALQVEEAI